The Arcobacter sp. F2176 genome includes the window TGTCCTTCTTATTTACATACTCACACTAAAAGCATTTTTATCCCAACGCAAGCTAAAAAAACAGCAAAGGCTACTTTTAATTGCTTTACATTAAGTCGATATGCTAATTTTACTCCCAAGGGAGCAAATAACATAGTCATAGGAACTAATGCAATAAATCCAAGCCAATTCACATATCCAGTAGAGCCCACAGGTAGATTTGGTGCACCCCAACCAACAATTATATAACCAATAGTTGCTGGAATACTAATAACTAACCCAAATATTGAAGCTGTACTTACAGCTCTATGTATGGGATAAGAAAAAAGAGTAAGTAGAGGAACCATAAGAGTTCCTCCTCCTATACCCAAAAGTGAAGCAAAACCACCTAATAATAATCCAAAAGTTGATTGCCCAAAATTACCAGGTAACTGCTTAGCTATAATTATACTTTTGAAACTACTTATTATCATATGAATAGAAACTACCAATAATAAGATACCAAACATAAATTTTAAAGTTGAAGCATCAATATATTTAGAAGAAAAAGAACCTATAAGTACTCCAATGATAACAAGAGGTACCCATCTCTTAGTCAAATCCCAATCTATTCCACCTTTTTTATGGTGTGATCTTGCAGACATAATAGAAGTTACTACAATTGTAGCTAGTGAAGTACCAATTGATAGTGGAATTGCAACTGTAATATCAATATTTAAATAAATAAATATATGATAAAGCATTGGCACTATAACAATACCGCCACCAACTCCTAATAAACCTGCTAACAAACCTGCTATTACACCAGATGCTAAAAGAATCGGCAATAGAACTAATAATTCATTCATTAATTTTTATCCTTATTTATTTTTATAAATTTGATGCTTTCCCATCACTTCGAGGGTCACTTGCACCCTCTATTTTTCCATTAGGATGCCATACTATTGCACCTGCATGCCCAACAGCAGAATCAAGAGATGATAAGATTTCTACATCATGTCCTTTTTTTATCAAATCTTCTTGACAATCAAGTGGAAAACGAGACTCTAGTTTTAAACTCTCAGATGAATTTCCCCATGTTCTACCTAATAACCATCTTGGCTTATTAATAGTAGTTTGTAAATCATCATTATAATATGCATATCTTGAATATACCGCTGCTTGAGTTTGAGGTTGCCCATCTCCACCCATTGTTCCATATGCCATCACTCTTCCATCATTAAATAAAGCAATAGCAGGATTTAAAGTATGAAAAGGTTTTTTATGTGGCATCAAAGTTTGAATATGTGAAGAGTCTAAAGAAAAACTACATCCCCTATTTTGCCAAACGATACCAGTCCTAGGTAACATCAAACCGCTACCAAACTCATGATAGATACTTTGAATAGCACTTACAACTCTACCTTGGGAATCAACAGCTCCAAACCAAGTAGTATCACCAGGAGCTGTTTCTTTACCCCAAGCTTTAGCTTTTTGTAAATCAATTTTTTCACTTAATTTATCTAAATATTGGGGTTCCAACCAAGCTTGTAGTTCTTCTAGACTTGCTGAAGTGTCCATTTTTGCCCTATGAGAAAAAGCTATTTTTGTAGCTTCTACTAACAAGTGTACATGATTAGAAGAATCCAATTGGGGTAATTTTTCTACCCAACGATCAAATAATCCCAATATCATCAAAGAAGCGACCCCTTGTGTAGGAGCTGAAGCATTAAATAATTTTGCTTGAGAAGTTTGCATTTCCAGTGCCTTATTCCAACTTGCATGGTGATTATTTAAATCATTAAGAGTTATAAATCCTTCTCTTTTTAAAAAATCATTTGCAATATCTTTTGATAAAGAACCCCTGTAAAAAGTGTCAAAGCCTTCTTGGGAAATCCTTTTTAATGTTTCACCCAATGATTTTTGAACTAAAATCTCACCCTCTTTTGGAACTTCTTTATTTGGATAATAAACATCTGCAAAAAAACTATCAGCTTGAAGTTCAGCTTGTTTTTCATTTAATGTATCACTTAAGGATTTAGTTACTTTAATACCACTATTTGCAGAACTTATTGCCTCAGAAAGAAGAGTTGCAGGAGTCATTTTCCCACCCCAAGTTTTACTTTTCTCAAAAGCTAAGTCCCAAGCAGAAACTGCTCCAGCTGCTGTATTTGCTGCTAATTTTCCCCTAAAAGGTATTTCAGTTAATCCTTCATATAACTCTTTTTTTACATCATATCCAGAATACCCAGAGGCCTCTATAAAAGAAACACCTTCTTTGGGGTCATAAACTAACCAAAAGGCATCTCCTCCAATACCTGTCATGTGAGGATAATGTATTGCTAAAGAAGAAGCAACTGCAATTGAAGCTTCAATCGCATTGCCTCCTTTTTTTAGTATTTCAAGCCCTGCATCTGAAGCTTCATGGTGGGGTGAAACTACCATGCCTTTTTGTGAAGTTTGTGTTTTAAGTAATTTATTCATATTTATTTAAATATCCTTTTTAGAATTTTATTATAATTAGTTTATATTTTTCTTACATCCATCCAATTGCTTTTGGTAACCATAAAGCAATATCTGGGAAAAGCATCACTAGCCCAATAACAAAAATCTGAATTCCAATAAAAGGTAAAACACCTTTATATATCTCCATAGTCTTAATCTCTTTAGGCGCAACACCTTTTAGGAAAAATAAAGACCAACCAAAAGGTGGAGTTAAAAATGAAGTTTGTAAATTTAGTGCAACTAAAATACCTAGCCATATCATATTTATATCCAAAGCATGAAATATAGGTAAAACCAATGGCAATACAATATAAGAGATTTCAATCCATTCTAAAAAGAATCCTAATACAAAAAGTACAAACATCATAAAAATAATAGAACCCCACATCCCCCCTGGAATTGCGGCGAAAAGATCTTCTACTAAATAATCTCCCTCTAATCCTCTAAAGCTCAGCCCAAATATTTGAGAAGCCAATAAAACGAACATAATCATACCAGTTACTTTCATAGTTTCGTATAAGGTTTCTTTTAAGACATCCATATTAAGTCTTTTACTTAAAAAAACTATTAAAAGTGAGCCTATTGCTCCCATTGAAGCAGCTTCTGTAGGGGCTGCAAGTCCTCCAATGATAGAGCCTAAAACTGCAAAGATTAAAATAAAAGGTGGTGCAACTGATTTTATAAACTCTATGTATAACTCTTTTCTTGAATAAGATTCTCTCTCTTCAATATCAATTGGTGGCACATGTTGAGGAAAAAAACAACTCAAAAAAACAATATATAAAATATACATACAAGCTAAAAGTAACCCTGGAACTAAAGCAGCAGCAAAAAGAGGCCCTATGGCTTCTCCACTAATGTCTGCCAATAATATAAGAACTAAACTAGGAGGTAAAATTTGTCCCAATGTTCCAGAAGCACAAATAGTACCACACGAAACACTATGACTATAGTTTCTTCGTAAAAGTGTAGGAAGAGAAATCATTGTTAGAGTAACAACTGTTGCCCCTACAATTCCTGTTGATGCACCCATAAGAATACCCACAACAATAATCGCGATAGCCATTCCTCCAGGCTTTTTACCAGATAAAAGTCCTAATACATCAAGCATCTTTTCTGCTATGCGAGATTTTTCCAAAAGTATTCCCATAAAAACAAATAAAGGTACTGCCAAAAGTGTATAGTTAGTCAAAACTCCAAAGATTCTTGCAGGAAGTAAATTGAAAAGATTCATATCTACACCAATTGCTCCAAAAAACAGACCTGCCCCTGCTATTGCAAAAGCAACTGGAACTCCTGCTAAAATCAGTGTAAAAAGAGATACAACCATTAAAATTGCTAATATTTGTGGATCCATAAATTATAACTCGCTTTCTGTTTTTGTTATGGCTTTTAATAAAACCGATA containing:
- a CDS encoding gamma-glutamyltransferase family protein, which encodes MNKLLKTQTSQKGMVVSPHHEASDAGLEILKKGGNAIEASIAVASSLAIHYPHMTGIGGDAFWLVYDPKEGVSFIEASGYSGYDVKKELYEGLTEIPFRGKLAANTAAGAVSAWDLAFEKSKTWGGKMTPATLLSEAISSANSGIKVTKSLSDTLNEKQAELQADSFFADVYYPNKEVPKEGEILVQKSLGETLKRISQEGFDTFYRGSLSKDIANDFLKREGFITLNDLNNHHASWNKALEMQTSQAKLFNASAPTQGVASLMILGLFDRWVEKLPQLDSSNHVHLLVEATKIAFSHRAKMDTSASLEELQAWLEPQYLDKLSEKIDLQKAKAWGKETAPGDTTWFGAVDSQGRVVSAIQSIYHEFGSGLMLPRTGIVWQNRGCSFSLDSSHIQTLMPHKKPFHTLNPAIALFNDGRVMAYGTMGGDGQPQTQAAVYSRYAYYNDDLQTTINKPRWLLGRTWGNSSESLKLESRFPLDCQEDLIKKGHDVEILSSLDSAVGHAGAIVWHPNGKIEGASDPRSDGKASNL
- a CDS encoding sulfite exporter TauE/SafE family protein, which produces MNELLVLLPILLASGVIAGLLAGLLGVGGGIVIVPMLYHIFIYLNIDITVAIPLSIGTSLATIVVTSIMSARSHHKKGGIDWDLTKRWVPLVIIGVLIGSFSSKYIDASTLKFMFGILLLVVSIHMIISSFKSIIIAKQLPGNFGQSTFGLLLGGFASLLGIGGGTLMVPLLTLFSYPIHRAVSTASIFGLVISIPATIGYIIVGWGAPNLPVGSTGYVNWLGFIALVPMTMLFAPLGVKLAYRLNVKQLKVAFAVFLACVGIKMLLV
- a CDS encoding TRAP transporter large permease subunit yields the protein MDPQILAILMVVSLFTLILAGVPVAFAIAGAGLFFGAIGVDMNLFNLLPARIFGVLTNYTLLAVPLFVFMGILLEKSRIAEKMLDVLGLLSGKKPGGMAIAIIVVGILMGASTGIVGATVVTLTMISLPTLLRRNYSHSVSCGTICASGTLGQILPPSLVLILLADISGEAIGPLFAAALVPGLLLACMYILYIVFLSCFFPQHVPPIDIEERESYSRKELYIEFIKSVAPPFILIFAVLGSIIGGLAAPTEAASMGAIGSLLIVFLSKRLNMDVLKETLYETMKVTGMIMFVLLASQIFGLSFRGLEGDYLVEDLFAAIPGGMWGSIIFMMFVLFVLGFFLEWIEISYIVLPLVLPIFHALDINMIWLGILVALNLQTSFLTPPFGWSLFFLKGVAPKEIKTMEIYKGVLPFIGIQIFVIGLVMLFPDIALWLPKAIGWM